From the Brachyhypopomus gauderio isolate BG-103 chromosome 5, BGAUD_0.2, whole genome shotgun sequence genome, one window contains:
- the adra2da gene encoding alpha-2Da adrenergic receptor translates to MDLNLLNGTDDGNITRPWPHTEVAAACIIFVVSVLIMVTIVGNVLVIVAVLTSRALRAPQNLFLVSLASADILVATLVIPFSLANEIMGYWYFGSTWCAFYLALDVLFCTSSIVHLCAISLDRYWSVTKAVSYNLKRTPKRIKFMIAVVWVISAVISFPPIIMKKHLEKECLINDDPWYILSSAVVSFFAPGLIMIMVYCKIYRVAKQRSSTVFVAKNGIERQPSQSESCFVRKDKFEMESPSSHSSESNQRQEELDDIDLEESCADNKPKSSRFSKRRKVESTDSCPKENCRISWATNRASQIFQEQKNRQLNVSKTKVAQMREKRFTFVLAVVMGVFVLCWFPFFFTYSLQAVCGESCNVPDGLFKVFFWIGYCNSSVNPIIYTIFNRDFRKAFKKIMCLSAAHHT, encoded by the coding sequence ATGGACTTAAACCTATTAAATGGCACGGACGATGGCAACATCACGAGACCGTGGCCACACACCGAAGTGGCCGCGGCATGTATCATATTTGTGGTTTCGGTTCTAATTATGGTTACTATCGTCGGTAACGTATTGGTCATTGTAGCGGTTCTGACTAGCCGAGCTCTGCGCGCGCCTCAGAACCTGTTTTTGGTGTCACTAGCTTCTGCTGACATCCTCGTGGCTACTCTAGTAATTCCATTCTCTCTCGCTAACGAGATTATGGGATACTGGTATTTTGGCAGCACCTGGTGCGCGTTTTACCTGGCCCTGGACGTTCTTTTCTGCACGTCGTCTATCGTTCACCTGTGCGCCATCAGCCTCGATCGTTACTGGTCAGTCACTAAAGCGGTGAGTTACAACTTAAAAAGGACACCGAAGCGAATCAAGTTTATGATCGCTGTAGTTTGGGTAATATCAGCTGTCATTTCGTTTCCTCCGATAATAATGAAAAAACATCTCGAAAAAGAATGTTTGATTAATGACGACCCGTGGTACATCCTCTCATCCGCTGTGGTGTCCTTTTTCGCCCCTGGTCTTATAATGATAATGGTGTACTGTAAAATATACCGGGTGGCCAAACAGCGCTCATCCACTGTGTTTGTGGCTAAAAACGGCATCGAGAGACAGCCGTCCCAGTCGGAATCGTGCTTCGTTCGGAAGGACAAGTTTGAGATGGAGAGTCCGAGTAGTCACAGTTCGGAGAGTAACCAGCGGCAAGAGGAACTTGACGACATCGACCTGGAGGAGAGTTGCGCGGACAACAAGCCCAAAAGCTCGCGTTTCTCTAAGCGGAGGAAAGTGGAGAGCACGGACAGCTGCCCCAAAGAGAACTGTCGCATCTCGTGGGCTACAAACCGGGCGTCACAAATTTTCCAGGAGCAAAAAAACAGACAGCTGAACGTGTCAAAAACAAAAGTTGCTCAGATGCGAGAAAAACGGTTCACGTTCGTTCTCGCCGTGGTGATGGGGGTCTTCGTGCTTTGTTGGTTCCCGTTTTTCTTCACCTACAGCTTGCAAGCAGTCTGCGGGGAAAGCTGTAATGTACCAGATGGGCTGTTCAAAGTCTTCTTTTGGATAGGTTATTGCAATAGTTCCGTGAATCCTATTATCTACACCATTTTCAATAGGGATTTCCGAAAAGCTTTTAAGAAAATAATGTGCTTATCTGCAGCTCATCACACATGA